Proteins encoded together in one Corallococcus soli window:
- a CDS encoding alpha-amylase family glycosyl hydrolase codes for MTAPVTPAPVTEAAPPPAPAAPKEPARSWADEVLYFVVVDRFADGDPTNNEKGDTKAPGTFHGGDLKGLTGKLDELSSLGVTALWVTPLLKQIPGFVTGAGFPDWGYHGYWADDFHALDERFGTEADFKALVDAAHARGIRVLLDVVYNHPGYNSRYLKEKPDWLRSEDKNTCGQDDLTSCVAGLPDFKTEVPEVAKYLLDAQLDWAKRSGVDGFRLDTVKHVAHDFWKEHRRRTRAEVSPDFFLLGELWGGDVESLAPYFTPDEMDAGFDFAFVGNTLGFLQGRGRAVAFDRYLQSRGKVTPGHHLAHFLSSHDVVGALHQLKGDMSLFRLAAALQLTTTGIPVIYYGEEVGRAGGDWPQNRSDMPWGKQAVKPGAGKKRDEALREYYKRLISIRRAHPSLSRGSHEALSTEGDVYVFQRKDAASGDTVVVAINRGKTRGAASVKWPEGWTGVAEVEDLLNGGRTKAGATLELALEPLSARILGRVP; via the coding sequence GTGACCGCCCCGGTGACGCCCGCTCCGGTGACGGAGGCCGCGCCCCCCCCGGCCCCGGCCGCCCCGAAGGAGCCCGCGCGGTCCTGGGCGGATGAGGTGCTGTACTTCGTGGTGGTGGATCGCTTCGCGGATGGCGACCCCACGAACAACGAGAAGGGCGACACGAAGGCGCCTGGCACCTTCCACGGCGGGGACCTGAAGGGGCTCACCGGGAAGCTGGACGAGCTGTCTTCGCTGGGCGTGACGGCGCTGTGGGTGACGCCGCTGCTCAAGCAGATCCCCGGGTTCGTCACCGGCGCGGGCTTCCCGGACTGGGGCTACCACGGCTACTGGGCGGACGACTTCCACGCGCTGGATGAGCGCTTCGGCACGGAGGCGGACTTCAAGGCGCTGGTGGACGCGGCGCACGCGCGCGGCATCCGCGTGCTCCTGGACGTCGTCTACAACCACCCGGGCTACAACTCGCGCTACCTCAAGGAGAAGCCGGACTGGCTGCGCTCCGAGGACAAGAACACCTGCGGCCAGGACGACCTGACGTCGTGCGTGGCGGGCCTGCCGGACTTCAAGACCGAAGTGCCGGAGGTGGCGAAGTACCTGCTGGACGCGCAGCTGGACTGGGCGAAGCGCTCCGGGGTGGACGGCTTCCGGCTGGACACCGTGAAGCACGTGGCCCACGACTTCTGGAAGGAGCACCGCCGCCGCACGCGCGCGGAGGTGAGCCCCGACTTCTTCCTGCTGGGCGAGCTGTGGGGCGGCGACGTGGAGTCGCTGGCGCCGTACTTCACCCCGGATGAGATGGACGCCGGGTTCGACTTCGCCTTCGTGGGCAACACGCTGGGCTTCCTGCAGGGCCGTGGCCGCGCGGTGGCGTTCGACCGCTACCTCCAGTCGCGCGGGAAGGTGACGCCGGGGCATCACCTGGCGCACTTCCTGTCGTCGCACGACGTGGTCGGGGCGCTGCACCAGTTGAAGGGCGACATGTCGCTCTTCCGGCTGGCCGCCGCGCTGCAGCTCACCACCACCGGCATCCCGGTCATCTATTACGGCGAGGAAGTGGGCCGCGCCGGCGGTGACTGGCCGCAGAACCGCAGCGACATGCCGTGGGGCAAGCAGGCGGTGAAGCCGGGGGCCGGAAAGAAACGCGACGAGGCTTTGCGCGAGTATTACAAGCGCCTCATCTCCATCCGCCGTGCGCACCCGTCGCTGTCGCGGGGCTCGCACGAAGCGCTGTCCACGGAGGGCGATGTGTATGTCTTCCAGCGCAAGGACGCGGCTTCGGGTGACACGGTGGTGGTGGCGATCAACCGCGGCAAGACGCGGGGCGCGGCTTCGGTGAAGTGGCCGGAGGGTTGGACGGGCGTCGCGGAGGTGGAGGATCTGCTGAACGGAGGGCGGACGAAGGCGGGCGCCACGCTGGAGCTGGCGTTGGAGCCGCTGTCCGCGCGCATCCTCGGGCGCGTGCCGTGA
- a CDS encoding ABC transporter ATP-binding protein, whose translation MAGVSFKDVAKRYGDVSVIEGLNLDIRDHEFMVLVGPSGCGKSTALRMIAGLEEISGGTISIGPRAVNALPPKDRDVSMVFQNYALYPHMTVRQNLEFGLKIRKTPKPEMDKLVDEAAEILGITHLLDRKPKALSGGQRQRVALGRAIVRKPAVFLFDEPLSNLDAKLRVQMRSEIKKLQHRLQVTSVYVTHDQIEAMTMGHRIAVMKDGKLQQLGTPLEVYEKPVNVFVAQFIGTPPINMLSATLDADGTALVGEGFRLPVAQRLRAATAGKGGRKVKVGLRPDNILPAGAAARGETAPVEARVELVEPLGNELIVHARLGDNPLVFRLPPQSTPEPGATVPVAVELESLHLFDAESELRLSV comes from the coding sequence ATGGCCGGCGTGTCGTTCAAGGACGTGGCGAAGCGGTACGGGGACGTGTCGGTCATCGAGGGGCTCAACCTCGATATCCGCGACCATGAGTTCATGGTCCTCGTGGGGCCGTCGGGTTGCGGCAAGTCCACGGCGCTCCGGATGATCGCCGGCCTGGAGGAGATTTCAGGGGGCACCATCTCCATTGGCCCGCGCGCGGTGAACGCGCTGCCGCCCAAGGACCGGGACGTCTCCATGGTGTTCCAGAACTACGCGCTCTATCCGCACATGACGGTGCGGCAGAACCTGGAGTTCGGCCTCAAGATCCGCAAGACGCCCAAGCCGGAGATGGACAAGCTGGTGGACGAGGCGGCGGAGATCCTGGGCATCACGCACCTGCTGGACCGCAAGCCCAAGGCGCTGTCCGGCGGGCAGCGCCAGCGCGTGGCCCTGGGGCGCGCCATCGTGCGCAAGCCGGCGGTGTTCCTCTTCGACGAGCCCCTGTCCAACCTGGACGCCAAGCTGCGCGTGCAGATGCGCTCGGAGATCAAGAAGCTCCAGCACCGGCTCCAGGTGACGTCCGTCTACGTCACGCACGACCAGATTGAAGCGATGACGATGGGCCACCGCATCGCGGTGATGAAGGACGGCAAGCTCCAGCAGCTGGGCACGCCGCTGGAGGTCTACGAGAAGCCGGTCAACGTCTTCGTGGCGCAGTTCATTGGCACGCCGCCCATCAACATGCTCTCCGCCACGCTGGACGCGGACGGCACCGCGCTGGTGGGCGAGGGCTTCCGGCTGCCCGTGGCCCAGCGCCTGCGCGCGGCGACGGCGGGCAAGGGCGGGCGCAAGGTGAAGGTGGGCCTGCGTCCGGACAACATCCTGCCCGCGGGCGCGGCGGCTCGCGGTGAGACGGCGCCGGTGGAGGCGCGCGTGGAGCTGGTGGAGCCGCTGGGCAACGAGCTCATCGTGCACGCCCGGCTGGGGGACAACCCGCTGGTCTTCCGCCTGCCGCCCCAGTCCACCCCGGAGCCGGGCGCCACCGTGCCCGTGGCCGTGGAGCTGGAGTCCCTGCACCTCTTCGACGCTGAATCCGAGCTGCGTCTGTCCGTTTGA
- a CDS encoding extracellular solute-binding protein, producing MTNLRTLLAALCLCAVGLLPVPSFAATELVLWHAYRAEEKAALEKVVAEYNKANEAKGVKVTTLAVPYDAYADKISATVPRGKGPDLFIFAQDRLGGWIEAGNTVEPIDFFLDDATKKRFIPTTMEAMVYRGTTYGLPLNYKVITLIYNKKLVPTPPKTSGEMVAMAKKLSDAKAGRFGLAYAYGDFYYHAAVMNGFGGGVFDAKTTPTMNSPANVKSVEQVLKWKKAGILPAEPSSALITSLFNEGKAAMVFSGPWFLGEVAKGVDFGLAKLPTLDENKGTPMKPWMTVEGVYVAAPSKNKEAAYDFAKFLTDVGAGRTLALEGRQSPANNAVYADPKVTADPLLKAMKEQVDVAIPMPNVPEMSMVWTPATSAMNSVLKNTATPKAALDVAQKSVAKDVAGLRTKK from the coding sequence ATGACGAACCTGCGAACGCTGCTCGCGGCCCTCTGTCTGTGCGCAGTCGGCCTGTTGCCCGTCCCGTCCTTCGCCGCCACGGAGCTGGTGCTCTGGCACGCCTACCGCGCGGAGGAGAAGGCCGCCCTGGAGAAGGTGGTCGCCGAGTACAACAAGGCCAACGAGGCCAAGGGCGTCAAGGTCACCACGCTGGCGGTGCCGTACGACGCCTACGCGGACAAGATCTCCGCCACGGTGCCGCGCGGCAAGGGCCCGGACCTCTTCATCTTCGCGCAGGACCGCCTGGGCGGCTGGATTGAAGCGGGCAACACGGTGGAGCCCATCGACTTCTTCCTGGATGACGCGACGAAGAAGCGCTTCATCCCCACGACGATGGAGGCCATGGTCTACCGCGGGACGACCTACGGCCTGCCGCTGAACTACAAGGTCATCACGCTCATCTACAACAAGAAGCTGGTCCCCACGCCGCCCAAGACGTCCGGTGAGATGGTGGCGATGGCGAAGAAGCTCTCCGACGCGAAGGCGGGCCGCTTCGGGCTCGCGTACGCGTACGGCGACTTCTACTACCACGCGGCGGTGATGAACGGCTTCGGCGGCGGCGTGTTCGACGCGAAGACGACCCCCACGATGAACTCGCCCGCCAACGTGAAGTCGGTGGAGCAGGTCCTCAAGTGGAAGAAGGCCGGCATCCTGCCGGCGGAGCCCTCCAGCGCGCTCATCACGTCGCTCTTCAACGAAGGCAAGGCCGCGATGGTGTTCTCCGGCCCCTGGTTCCTGGGCGAGGTCGCCAAGGGCGTGGACTTCGGCCTGGCGAAGCTGCCCACGCTGGATGAGAACAAGGGCACGCCGATGAAGCCCTGGATGACGGTGGAGGGCGTGTACGTGGCCGCCCCGTCGAAGAACAAGGAAGCGGCGTACGACTTCGCGAAGTTCCTCACGGACGTGGGCGCGGGCAGGACGCTGGCCCTGGAGGGCCGTCAGAGCCCGGCGAACAACGCGGTGTACGCGGACCCGAAGGTGACCGCGGATCCGCTGCTCAAGGCGATGAAGGAGCAGGTGGACGTGGCCATCCCCATGCCCAACGTGCCGGAGATGTCGATGGTCTGGACCCCCGCGACCAGCGCGATGAACTCCGTGCTCAAGAACACGGCCACGCCGAAGGCGGCGCTGGACGTGGCCCAGAAGAGCGTGGCGAAGGACGTCGCGGGCCTGCGCACCAAGAAGTAA
- a CDS encoding carbohydrate ABC transporter permease: protein MSQNAPQQSPSAASTVRASPNDDATAPSDPGATGRSGGSKRGRVLVGLALALGLSLALAHGLLVRAQAERGAERAQRKSVVALLGLADLVQRAGGTGDAVGAVVAGWPRTQGGAARVIAFSGIKLEASTFPEDTGDKAAPRRLAREEKPLYDRGQRLRAAVETNREEGGARKVEVESETLPSGGRLLSAPVEVDGQVVGSVEWFTPVLTEAEPISWGPALLAFLLPLAACAGAVFALSRQGARVAVAAVLFAAGLGGYTVYSLRTLDAELRETEEAVSAELLTRGQTAEKLMATHSLSAEPLLKPGVWDADAMRRPLGQLSDAGVPDAGKLAERGARVRGDAGKALGALGVLGLAVLLFIGMGALHRTVATAVEFRQAYAYVAPAMVGMVLLVFFPFAYGITLSFTDANLYNSSQPLSELWIGLKNYTDILGDFSFAKTAADGSLVFNYLNFYYTLLFTILWTVTNVTIGVTVGLLLALALNVPNLRMRPVYRVLLILPWAMPNYITALIWKGMFHQQFGVVNHVIRMFGGEGLAWFDSPLSSFFTALATNGWLSFPFMMVVSLGALQSIPGELYEAARVDGANRWQQFTAITLPALKPALVPAIILSVVWTFNMFNIIFLVTGGDPGGSTEILVTQAYKFAFERYRHGYAAAYSTVIFGILLIYSMVQNRMSRATEAA from the coding sequence GTGAGCCAGAACGCCCCCCAGCAGTCCCCTTCCGCGGCCAGCACGGTCCGCGCTTCTCCGAATGACGACGCGACGGCCCCCTCCGACCCGGGGGCCACGGGCCGTTCCGGGGGAAGCAAGCGGGGGCGTGTCCTGGTGGGGCTCGCGCTCGCGCTGGGGTTGTCCCTGGCCCTGGCGCACGGGCTGCTGGTCCGTGCCCAGGCGGAGCGCGGTGCGGAGCGCGCGCAGCGCAAGTCCGTGGTGGCCCTGCTGGGCCTAGCGGACCTGGTGCAGCGCGCGGGAGGAACCGGCGACGCGGTGGGTGCCGTCGTCGCCGGCTGGCCCCGGACGCAGGGGGGCGCCGCGCGCGTCATCGCCTTCAGCGGCATCAAGCTGGAGGCGTCCACCTTCCCGGAGGACACCGGCGACAAGGCGGCGCCGCGCCGGCTGGCGCGTGAAGAGAAGCCGCTGTACGACCGCGGTCAGCGCCTGCGCGCCGCGGTGGAGACGAACCGCGAGGAGGGCGGCGCGCGCAAGGTGGAGGTGGAGTCGGAGACGCTGCCCTCCGGCGGCCGGCTGCTCTCCGCGCCGGTGGAGGTGGACGGGCAGGTGGTGGGGTCGGTGGAGTGGTTCACGCCGGTGCTCACGGAGGCGGAGCCCATCTCCTGGGGCCCGGCGCTGCTGGCCTTCCTGCTGCCGCTCGCGGCGTGCGCGGGCGCGGTGTTCGCGCTGTCGCGCCAGGGCGCGCGCGTGGCGGTGGCGGCGGTGCTGTTCGCGGCCGGGCTGGGCGGCTACACCGTCTATTCGCTGCGCACGCTGGACGCGGAGCTGCGGGAGACGGAAGAGGCCGTGAGCGCGGAGCTGCTCACGCGCGGCCAGACGGCCGAGAAGCTGATGGCAACGCACAGCCTCAGCGCGGAGCCCCTGCTGAAGCCCGGCGTGTGGGACGCGGACGCGATGCGCCGCCCGCTGGGCCAGTTGTCGGACGCGGGCGTCCCGGACGCGGGCAAGCTGGCTGAGCGTGGCGCCCGGGTGCGCGGCGACGCGGGCAAGGCGCTGGGCGCGCTGGGCGTGCTGGGCCTGGCGGTGCTGCTCTTCATCGGCATGGGCGCGCTGCACCGCACGGTGGCGACGGCGGTGGAGTTCCGGCAGGCGTACGCCTACGTGGCGCCGGCGATGGTGGGGATGGTGCTGCTCGTCTTCTTCCCCTTCGCCTACGGCATCACGCTGTCGTTCACCGACGCCAATCTCTACAACAGCAGCCAGCCGCTGTCGGAGCTGTGGATCGGCCTGAAGAACTACACGGACATCCTGGGCGACTTCAGCTTCGCGAAGACGGCGGCGGACGGCTCGCTGGTCTTCAACTACCTGAACTTCTATTACACGCTGCTGTTCACCATCCTCTGGACGGTGACGAACGTGACCATCGGCGTGACGGTGGGCCTGCTGCTCGCGCTGGCGCTCAACGTGCCCAACCTCCGGATGCGCCCCGTCTACCGGGTGCTGCTCATCCTGCCGTGGGCCATGCCCAACTACATCACCGCGCTCATCTGGAAGGGCATGTTCCACCAGCAGTTCGGCGTGGTGAACCACGTCATCCGGATGTTCGGCGGGGAGGGCCTGGCGTGGTTCGACTCGCCCCTGTCGTCCTTCTTCACGGCGCTGGCCACCAACGGCTGGCTGTCCTTCCCGTTCATGATGGTGGTGTCGCTGGGCGCGCTCCAGTCCATCCCCGGGGAGCTCTACGAAGCGGCGCGCGTGGACGGGGCCAATCGCTGGCAGCAGTTCACGGCCATCACGCTGCCGGCGCTGAAGCCCGCGCTGGTGCCGGCCATCATCCTGTCGGTGGTGTGGACCTTCAACATGTTCAACATCATCTTCCTGGTGACGGGCGGAGACCCGGGCGGCTCCACCGAAATCCTCGTCACGCAGGCGTACAAGTTCGCCTTCGAGCGCTACCGCCACGGCTACGCGGCGGCGTACTCCACCGTCATCTTCGGCATCCTGCTCATCTACAGCATGGTGCAGAACCGCATGAGCCGCGCCACGGAGGCCGCGTAA
- a CDS encoding sugar ABC transporter permease, with translation MALFSERREGIPHAPLHVVLVAFTLFTIYPILWVVSLAFSGKQSLAIATLPENPTFWDRLRAVTPWPEQFSVSNFASVMTDQPFAKWMLNSAIISIGTTVVGVFLACTAAYAFSRFKFPGQRAGMMAFLVSQMFPGTLMLIPLYIILVQWLGLGSSRLGLIIVYATTSIPFSVWMLKGYFDTIPKELEEAALIEGASVGRIFWSVILPLAKPAVAVTALFSFMTAWNEFILAATFMDQETMYTAPVGLRFFVGGFSQQWGYFAAGSIIVSVPVVFLFLFLQKYLVSGLTAGGVKG, from the coding sequence ATGGCGCTCTTCTCTGAACGTCGCGAAGGCATCCCCCATGCGCCCCTGCACGTCGTGCTGGTGGCCTTCACCCTCTTCACCATCTACCCCATCCTCTGGGTGGTGAGCCTGGCGTTCTCCGGCAAGCAGAGCCTGGCCATCGCCACGCTGCCGGAGAACCCCACCTTCTGGGACCGGCTGCGCGCGGTGACGCCGTGGCCGGAGCAGTTCTCCGTCTCCAACTTCGCGTCGGTGATGACGGACCAGCCGTTCGCCAAGTGGATGCTCAACAGCGCCATCATCTCCATTGGCACCACGGTGGTGGGCGTGTTCCTGGCGTGCACGGCGGCGTATGCCTTCAGCCGCTTCAAGTTCCCCGGCCAGCGCGCGGGCATGATGGCGTTCCTCGTGTCCCAGATGTTCCCGGGCACGCTGATGCTCATCCCGCTCTACATCATCCTGGTGCAGTGGCTGGGCCTGGGCAGCAGCCGGCTGGGCCTCATCATCGTGTACGCCACGACGTCCATCCCGTTCAGCGTGTGGATGCTCAAGGGCTACTTCGACACCATCCCCAAGGAGCTGGAGGAGGCGGCGCTGATTGAAGGGGCGTCCGTGGGGCGCATCTTCTGGAGCGTCATCCTGCCCCTGGCCAAGCCCGCGGTGGCGGTGACGGCGCTCTTCAGCTTCATGACGGCGTGGAACGAGTTCATCCTCGCCGCGACGTTCATGGACCAGGAGACGATGTACACGGCCCCCGTGGGCCTGCGCTTCTTCGTGGGAGGGTTCAGCCAGCAGTGGGGCTACTTCGCGGCCGGCTCCATCATCGTGTCCGTGCCCGTCGTGTTCCTGTTCCTGTTCCTCCAGAAGTACCTCGTCTCCGGGCTCACCGCCGGTGGCGTGAAGGGTTAG
- a CDS encoding glucodextranase DOMON-like domain-containing protein, whose translation MIINPRIAFLTLAASLVASPALADKVSFKDPTGDDKGPGKYTYPTDPVYKAGSFDLTGVTVDKGGNKTDITIQLKASVENPWKMTDGFSVQEVFLFIDTDHKTGSGFTDSPPGLNVAFAPADAWEKVVVISPQGSSRVRAEANNKAGAMKSAVVVPTKVRASGNKITATVMNADLADSDPSTWGFQVVMQSNEGFPAGNDLLTRRVNEYEGQHRFGGGTDFDCDPHVIDTLAGEGKGDASEAKAQYEMLAYECGPDGSSTKKATLKMVSGPKRPAASGGAAAAAPAAPAPAAPVPAPTPTPAAPAGTTVAPAPAPTTATPTK comes from the coding sequence ATGATCATCAACCCCCGCATTGCATTCCTCACGCTCGCCGCCTCGCTGGTGGCGTCCCCGGCGCTGGCCGACAAGGTGTCCTTCAAGGACCCGACCGGCGACGACAAGGGCCCGGGCAAGTACACCTATCCGACGGACCCCGTGTACAAGGCGGGCTCCTTCGACCTGACCGGCGTCACCGTCGACAAGGGCGGCAACAAGACGGACATCACCATCCAGCTGAAGGCGTCCGTGGAGAACCCCTGGAAGATGACGGACGGGTTCTCCGTGCAGGAGGTGTTCCTCTTCATCGACACCGACCACAAGACGGGCAGCGGCTTCACGGACAGCCCCCCGGGCCTCAACGTGGCCTTCGCCCCGGCGGACGCCTGGGAGAAGGTCGTCGTCATCTCGCCGCAGGGCTCCTCGCGCGTGCGCGCGGAGGCCAACAACAAGGCGGGCGCGATGAAGAGCGCCGTCGTGGTGCCCACCAAGGTGCGCGCCTCCGGCAACAAGATCACCGCCACGGTGATGAACGCGGACCTGGCTGACAGCGACCCGTCCACCTGGGGCTTCCAGGTCGTCATGCAGTCCAACGAGGGCTTCCCGGCCGGCAACGACCTGCTCACGCGCCGCGTGAACGAGTACGAGGGCCAGCACCGCTTCGGCGGCGGCACCGACTTCGACTGCGATCCGCACGTGATTGACACGCTGGCGGGCGAGGGCAAGGGCGACGCCTCCGAGGCGAAGGCGCAGTATGAGATGCTCGCCTACGAGTGCGGCCCGGATGGTTCGTCCACCAAGAAGGCCACGCTGAAGATGGTGTCCGGCCCGAAGCGCCCCGCCGCCTCGGGTGGCGCCGCCGCCGCGGCCCCCGCCGCTCCGGCGCCTGCCGCCCCGGTCCCGGCGCCCACGCCCACGCCGGCCGCTCCGGCTGGAACGACGGTGGCCCCGGCCCCGGCGCCGACGACCGCTACGCCGACGAAGTAA
- a CDS encoding glucodextranase DOMON-like domain-containing protein, with product MLLRRRGLSAFLLASCLAACSGARTREDSLLFRMEDPVGDDVGDGELLYPRRTDLGRGALDVVAVAAFADGEATRFEVTFAHPIAKPSRAQAVDIGGATVADRARHGFYTFNVDLYVDTDRVTGSGRTDTLPGRNLTLSPDSAWEKAILLTPRPYEARELLRKHWRELALREYQEKKGPIGGKVEAELNAAAEQDLEARVFFPTLIQVSGRTVMFQVPDRFLGRHAQPDWGYGVAVTGASIDRRVSLGGMFGGVTEGNTGLMAMGIAPGEPVNDRFGGGRKGDPSQSPVVDLLVPPGETQEAVLGAAKPGWRTVVPSGRVTTPAPAVVAPEPDAGTVDAGVPDVAPAVEDAGTPLSPPPTP from the coding sequence GTGCTCCTGCGCCGTCGCGGTCTGTCCGCGTTCCTGCTCGCCTCCTGCCTGGCCGCGTGCTCCGGGGCGCGCACGCGCGAGGACTCGCTGCTCTTCCGCATGGAGGACCCGGTGGGGGATGACGTCGGCGACGGGGAGCTGCTCTACCCGCGCCGGACGGACCTGGGGCGGGGCGCCCTGGACGTGGTGGCGGTGGCGGCGTTCGCGGACGGAGAGGCGACGCGCTTCGAGGTGACGTTCGCGCACCCCATCGCGAAGCCGTCGCGCGCGCAGGCGGTGGACATTGGCGGCGCCACGGTGGCGGACCGGGCGCGGCACGGCTTCTACACGTTCAACGTGGACCTGTACGTGGACACGGACCGCGTGACGGGCTCCGGGCGCACGGACACGCTGCCGGGGCGCAACCTCACCTTGTCGCCAGACTCCGCGTGGGAGAAGGCCATCCTGCTGACGCCGCGCCCCTACGAGGCGCGGGAGCTGCTGCGCAAGCACTGGCGCGAACTGGCGCTGCGCGAGTACCAGGAGAAGAAGGGCCCCATCGGCGGCAAGGTGGAGGCGGAGCTGAACGCGGCGGCCGAACAGGACCTGGAAGCGCGCGTGTTCTTCCCCACCCTCATCCAGGTGAGTGGACGCACCGTGATGTTCCAGGTGCCCGACCGCTTCCTGGGCAGACATGCGCAGCCGGACTGGGGGTATGGCGTCGCGGTGACGGGGGCGTCCATCGACCGGCGTGTGTCATTGGGCGGGATGTTCGGGGGCGTCACGGAGGGCAACACGGGGCTGATGGCGATGGGCATCGCGCCAGGTGAGCCGGTCAACGACCGCTTCGGCGGGGGCCGCAAGGGCGACCCTTCTCAGTCGCCGGTGGTGGACCTGCTGGTGCCTCCGGGGGAGACGCAGGAGGCGGTGCTGGGGGCCGCGAAGCCGGGCTGGAGGACGGTGGTGCCCTCGGGGCGCGTGACGACTCCGGCTCCGGCGGTCGTGGCTCCGGAACCGGATGCGGGGACCGTGGACGCAGGCGTGCCCGACGTGGCGCCGGCGGTGGAGGATGCGGGCACTCCGTTGTCGCCGCCCCCCACGCCCTGA
- a CDS encoding AHH domain-containing protein has translation MSLGRSWLVVVLALLGAGCSAARVVRLDTGRGAPVVHAPRAESAPVVLEADAFAEAVKRLAEDAPVSARPREEAYRLFAGSFSSKAYSRVRGRLGLVSLEEPPRRRLLVEDGADAELASAYGRWCQRKQTPGDCLQLLELGPTLDEDARRALAFAIALDSVWEETAEALVRMTNREAVLATVVATGTVYLCLWALPEPVSKGVAAAMTVVLIGYLGIDTVMELIRGWRVLSEQVRVARSFEEVRDAGEQYGEVLGGNAARAFVMLATAAVGSTAQTLAAKVPVLPGSGQAAVVAAEQAGVRLGAVGQVESVAVATDGVITLALAPTAMAMAAREEGGPPVSGGVEGEGHEHHIASNKWWSATNRGGPWSPRFQKIFDKAGMSLDDPANKVRVPGHRGPHPQEYHEEVFERLTRATRNCKSLENCRESLTNALRGLASKILDTKSGLNRMITGQE, from the coding sequence GTGTCCCTGGGTCGGAGCTGGCTTGTCGTGGTGCTGGCGCTGCTGGGCGCGGGGTGTTCAGCGGCGCGCGTCGTGCGATTGGACACGGGGCGGGGCGCGCCTGTCGTCCATGCGCCACGGGCGGAGAGCGCTCCGGTGGTGTTGGAGGCGGACGCGTTCGCGGAGGCGGTGAAGAGGCTGGCGGAGGATGCGCCGGTGTCCGCGCGTCCGAGGGAGGAGGCGTACCGGCTGTTCGCGGGCTCCTTCTCCTCGAAGGCGTACTCGCGGGTGCGGGGGCGCCTGGGACTGGTGTCCTTGGAGGAGCCTCCGCGCAGGCGACTGCTGGTGGAGGACGGCGCGGACGCGGAGCTGGCGAGCGCCTACGGGCGGTGGTGCCAGCGCAAGCAGACGCCGGGGGACTGTCTCCAATTGTTGGAGCTGGGGCCGACGCTGGATGAGGACGCCCGGCGCGCGCTGGCCTTCGCCATCGCGTTGGATTCGGTGTGGGAGGAGACGGCCGAGGCGCTGGTGAGGATGACGAACCGGGAGGCGGTGCTCGCCACCGTCGTGGCGACGGGGACGGTGTACCTGTGCCTGTGGGCGCTGCCGGAGCCGGTGTCCAAGGGCGTCGCGGCGGCGATGACGGTGGTGCTGATTGGCTATCTGGGCATCGACACGGTGATGGAGCTCATCCGTGGGTGGCGGGTGCTGTCCGAGCAGGTGAGGGTGGCGAGGAGCTTCGAGGAGGTGCGCGACGCGGGGGAGCAGTACGGGGAGGTGCTGGGAGGGAACGCGGCGCGGGCCTTCGTGATGCTGGCCACGGCGGCGGTGGGGAGCACTGCGCAGACGCTGGCCGCGAAGGTGCCGGTGCTTCCGGGCTCAGGACAGGCCGCGGTGGTGGCGGCGGAGCAGGCCGGCGTGCGGTTGGGAGCGGTGGGGCAGGTGGAGTCGGTGGCGGTGGCCACGGACGGTGTCATCACCCTGGCCCTGGCGCCGACCGCGATGGCGATGGCCGCGCGGGAAGAAGGGGGCCCTCCTGTTTCGGGTGGCGTGGAGGGCGAAGGACATGAGCACCACATCGCTTCGAACAAGTGGTGGAGTGCCACGAACCGGGGGGGGCCGTGGTCGCCAAGGTTCCAGAAGATCTTCGACAAGGCTGGAATGTCACTCGATGATCCAGCGAACAAGGTGCGTGTGCCGGGCCATCGGGGACCGCATCCTCAGGAGTATCATGAGGAGGTTTTTGAGCGTTTGACGAGAGCGACCAGGAATTGCAAATCCCTTGAGAATTGCAGGGAGTCGCTGACGAATGCGTTGAGAGGGCTCGCCAGCAAGATTCTTGATACGAAATCAGGGCTGAATCGAATGATCACCGGCCAGGAGTGA